Proteins from one Hyperolius riggenbachi isolate aHypRig1 chromosome 2, aHypRig1.pri, whole genome shotgun sequence genomic window:
- the GABPA gene encoding GA-binding protein alpha chain — protein MTKREAEELIEIEIDGSEKTECTEESIIEQTYTTAEFVSQSIDINEPIGNLKKLLEPRLQCSLEAHDICLQDIQLDPDRSLFDQGVKTDGSVQLSVQVISQQGLEPKLNILEIVKPVETVEVVIDPDAHHGAVEAQLVEEAQVITLDDTKHVTISDETSEQVTRWAAALEGYRKEQERLGIPYDPVQWSTDQVLHWVLWVMKEFGISDINVNALSIPGRELCQIGQEDFFQRVPRGEILWSHLELLRKYVLASQEHGGEIATVTIDQPVQIIPGNLSNATPTTTIKVINTQTKVAKVQRAPRISGEDRSSPGNRTGNNGQIQLWQFLLELLTDKDARDCISWVGDEGEFKLNQPELVAQKWGQRKNKPTMNYEKLSRALRYYYDGDMICKVQGKRFVYKFVCDLKTLIGYSAAELSRLVAECEQKKMAKLQLHGIGQPVTALALATASLEKDH, from the exons ATGACGAAGAGGGAGGCTGAGGAGTTGATAGAGATAGAAATTGACGGCTCAGAGAAGACAGAGTGCACAGAGGAAAG CATCATAGAGCAGACGTATACTACAGCAGAGTTTGTCAGCCAGTCCATCGACATAAATGAACCCATCGGAAATCTGAAGAAGCTTTTAGAACCCAGACTCCAGTGTTCCCTTGAAGCCCATGATATCTGCTTGCAAGACATCCAG CTTGATCCTGATAGAAGTTTGTTTGATCAAGGTGTTAAAACAGATGGATCTGTACAGCTCAGCGTGCAGGTTATATCCCAGCAAG GACTGGAACCAAAGCTGAACATCCTTGAGATTGTGAAGCCAGTGGAGACGGTGGAAGTGGTAATAGATCCTGATGCCCATCATGGAGCAGTAGAAGCCCAGCTTGTAGAGGAGGCTCAGGTCATCACTCTGGATGACACAAAACACGTCACAATCTCTGACGAGACCTCTGAGCAGGTGACACGATGGGCAGCAGCACTAGAGGGTTACAGGAAGGAGCAGGAACGCCTCGGCATACCATACG ATCCTGTTCAGTGGTCTACAGACCAGGTCCTGCACTGGGTGCTCTGGGTAATGAAGGAGTTTGGTATATCGGACATTAATGTGAACGCTCTCAGTATTCCAGGGAGGGAGTTATGTCAGATCGGCCAGGAGGATTTCTTCCAGAGAGTCCCCAGAGGAGAGATCCTGTGGAGTCATCTGGAGCTGCTCAGGAAAT atgtgttggCCAGCCAGGAACATGGGGGAGAAATCGCTACAGTTACTATTGATCAGC CTGTACAGATAATCCCAGGAAATCTCTCAAATGCAACTCCAACAACTACCATCAAAGTTATCAACACTCAAACCAAAGTGGCCAAAGTGCAGCGCGCGCCGCGTATCTCTGGGGAAGACCGGAGTTCTCCGGGAAACAGGACAG GTAACAATGGACAGATCCAGCTGTGGCAGTTCCTCCTGGAGCTCCTCACTGACAAGGATGCCAGAGACTGTATCTCATGGGTGGGGGATGAAGGGGAGTTCAAACTAAACCAGCCGGAGCTCGTGGCTCAGAAATGGGGTCAGCGCAAAAATAAGCCTACAATGAACTATGAGAAGCTCAGCCGTGCACTTCG GTATTACTATGATGGTGACATGATTTGTAAAGTTCAAGGCAAGAGGTTTGTGTACAAGTTTGTGTGTGACCTGAAGACTTTGATTGGCTACAGCGCAGCAGAGCTGAGCCGCTTAGTGGCGGAGTGTGAACAGAAGAAAATGGCCAAACTGCAGCTACACGGCataggacagcctgtcacagctCTAGCCTTGGCAACCGCCTCACTGGAGAAGGACCATTGA